GCCTCAGCCTGAGCCATGAACCCGGAACTGGGTTAGAGCAAACCCCTACTGAGCCATAAGCCTGGGACTGGGACTCCACTCCCCTGAGCCATGACCTGAGGGCTGGATTAGGGCTCCCATCTccggagcagggaccccaggactGGGGTGAGGGCTCTCCTCTGCAGACCTCATTTCTTAAAGGTTGTGTTTGAATCATGACCCGGCACAGGCTCCAGGTGCTACCCTTGtcctatgcgtcggaatcgactcgacggcactgggtttggttttggttctggttCTGGTTCTCGGGAGCAGACAccttgggctgggctgggctgggggacTCTCCTCCTGAGCTGTGACCACCGGGCTAGGCTGGGGCCCTCCTCCCCTTAGCTGTGACTCCATGGCTGGATTAGGGCTCCCTTCAagagagcagggaccccaggactGGGGTGAGGGCTCTCCTCTGCAAACCTCATTTCTTAAAAGCTGTGTTTGAATCATGACCCGTCAAGGGCTCCAGGTGCTACCCCTTGTCACCCCGACCAGGAGGCCCCCTAGACAGTTCACCCTGTGCCCCTGTTAGCTACAGACTTCAGCAGATCTAATCATCATCTGCTTTCCCTTTGGGAGTTGAAAGGAAACCATTTCCCATTTACTTGGTGGTCATTTTGTCCTCTGGGGTAGCCCTTTGGTATGTGCCTTCTGCCAGGGGCCTTGCAGAACTGACTCCCTTTACGTCCCTTTGTAGCTGAGTGTGTATACCACCACACGGTCCAACCTCGGTGCTGAGAACAACATCGACCTGGTGTTAAATGTGGAAGACTTCGATGTGGAGTCCAAATTTGAAAGGTATGGTTATGAGTCAAAGTGCCAATGATAGAAGCAGTGTTACTAGTGTTTAGATGAAGAACCCTTGAGAAATGTTGTTTACATGTTCAGGATAAGGGTACTGTTCTCTTGTAAATGgtagcatattttatttaactagaGACCTGTGTGTGATGTGTAAACAATCAAACTTTTGTTTTACTTCCAAGTAGCAGACTATGAATTTGTCATTTAGGAAATGGCTGTAACTAGAATATACTGTTCAAGCTtgaaaaaagcctgttgccatccagtcgattccaactcatactgaccctataagacagagtagaactgccccataggatttccaaggagcagctggaggatttgaactgctgagcttttggtgagcagccgagctcttaaccactgtgccaccagggctcctttcagaagTGGAGGATTTGATCGCAGCGTGACAAACAGCAGCCGGAGAGTTTTAAAAGAGCAGGCATCATGGTGGGGATGACCTGGGAGAGAACAGGTAGCTTCTGGTACTCGTAACAGTGAGGAAGTTGTTCCTCCTTAGTGGATGTAGTTTGCTTAAGTTACCTGTAAGGGAAGAGAGATGGGGGATCGAGGGAAGGATATTGACAGAAAATCATAATCGAGTGAAATGTGACGTTAGAGCAGGTCAGACAATATAGAATACATGTAAGTATGTAGCATAACTTTTTAAAGTAATGTTTAACATGGTCCAACTACAAAGCAGTCaacaagtaattaaaaaaatgatttgcTTTTCAAGATTTTACCTTCTCTATATTATCTGGGAGGTATCAGAAAAGGCAGTAATTACAATATGTGATATTGTGCCTGGAGTAAATGTACTCCATCAGCTGGCCCCTGTTGGGTACCAGAGAGGCAGCACGGGGGTCGGGGGAAGCACACAGGCTTAACACTGACCAGGCCCAGGGGCCAGTTTCTGCTTGGCCATCTTAGCTCTGTGACCTGGAACAAGTAGctgacctctctgagcttccagGAAACGGAGGCTGTTTCAGCTTTTTGGTATAGCTGTCCACACTTTTAGAAAATGTTCAGTTTAATTTCACAGACCTGAGCACTGCCTCGTCTATGCCAGGCACTGAACTAGTTACCAAGGAGAGATGAGGTTTTTGTTTCTTCTGGCCGGATCTTGCTGAGACAAGAGGGAAAGAGTAGAAGGAGCGCTCCTGATACCATCTTCCTTCAGTGGTCTCTCTTCACAGTAGCAGGAATGCTACTGTACAGCACAGGCCACAGGTGCCACCGCCACGCTCTACAAACGCTGCGTGTGGAGAGCGAGGAGGGCTGCCCAGATACTCGGGGTAGAGAGACAGCGTTTCTGTTTGATGCTGAGGAGTCATGTATTTCCTTTTGTCTCTCATGATAGCAGCAATTACTTGGAACTTTGgccttaacattttttaaaaagggaggaGGAAGACCTGATACAATCATTAATAGGTGGAATGTGTTGCTTTTCTGCGGGGATCTAGCACAGAGCTGGTGCATGGACTGTCCGTTCGTGATCTGAGGCCGGAGGGCAGCACTGGCCTGCCGGGCCTCTGCTCGGTTTGACCCTGTGATGCTCACACAGGCAGGAGTCATCTGAGACCTGGAAGtctatctgtttttttttaaccagcaaaACACCAAAAACCTACCCTCACTATTTCTGAGCATTTCCACTAGTGTAAAAGCAGGGCCCAGAGGTTGTGGCTTTACTGCACCAGATGTCTGGGTCTGAGCTTTGTCTCTGTGCATCTTCAATTGTGTGACTTAGTGTGCCATAGAAACCACCTGCCCCGTGAACACAATGTTAGTACTTCAGGAAGTCATAGGCAGGTGAGTTTCATTCTTAGTACTTCTGAGCTAAACTTGGTTGGTTTGAAACAGCATTGGGTGTAAACCatttgcatggtttctgttgtcTGCTCCGATTAGACTGTAATATGTATGTGGCTGACATTGTAATTCGTGTGGTTTTAGGACAGTTAATGTTTCTGTACCAAAGAAAACAAGGAATAATGGGACACTGTATGCCTACATCTTCCTCCATCATGCTGGGATTCTGCCTTGGCACGATGGGAAGCAGGTGCACCTAGTAAGTCCTCTCACCACctacatggtccccaaacccgaaGAGGTCAATCTCCTCACCGGGGAATCTGCTACGCAGGTGAGTGCCTCAGGTAGATTCCTGACCAGAGTGAAGTTTCTTTGCTTGCACTTTAAGTGTACATGTGTGTCTATAAGTGCATCACCCAGTTCCGGGCTGTTGGGACTTTATTGGGAAGTAAAGCATTTGAATGTTATTGGCATAGATGTTTACCTTTCAGTTAACTAGTTTCAGTGTCTTTACAGGTAATTTTTGTGTCAAATTAGTAACTTCAGCAGTGACGTGCAGTTGAGGAAATCAACTAGTGTTCTTTACCACATTCATTTTCACCCCCACAGTCGCTCCCTACCCCAGGGGAGCGCTGTGGGTGCTCGGGGCAGCTCTGTCTGCGCAGGTCACCTACTTCTTCTCGTCAGAGTTGTCACTTAGAGTTGGTGGGCTCACAGTGAGTTATGTAGAGGGCTGGACAGTTCTTGAATGTTTACCCtgagaatagaatttcaaattatgaAAAAGCTGTATGTACAAAGCAAAACTGGAAATCACGTAAGTGATTTTTATGGGGCCATGGGTCAGAGAAGGGAATTGCGGTGTTCACATCCTGAGAATTATTGTAGCTGAGTTGTACCTACTGAGTTGTCAGTAGGGGATCGTTAAAACGAGACCGTTTCACAGATACCATAACTAGATCTAAAATAAACTAGGGTGTTCTTTTCTGGATTTAATTTTATTGAGAGTCGGTGCCCAGGCATTGACTCATTTCCTTGTAGACAACGTACTTGGTTTAGAAGCAGTCTTCCCGGTGACGTTACAAATCACAATGGTGTTTTAAGTCCAGACTTGTGAAGTCACTAAACGTCACAGAGCTCTCGGGCCCCGTCAGGATTCCTGAGAAGTGGGCCTGCTTCGGGGGAGGATTCGGAAAAGGGACTCTGTGACAGGAACAGCACCACTTCtgtttcctgtgcagagaaggaaATGACGGGTGTGTGTGGTAAGAGTCTGGGGGTAACTGGCAGCCACAGGGCTGCCTGTGTCACCCCCCCCCTCCTTTCCCTAGTTAATGCTGGTCAGGGCACTCAGCCTGGTCCAAAGTAAAGGTGCTGACCTGCTGCCCTTTCATACGGTTTCTGTATTGTTCCTAATAAGTCATTCACTTCATATGACAGCAAATCGAAGCTGAAAAGAAGCAGACCAATGCCTTGGATGAGCCCGTTTCTCACTGGCGGCCACGGCTGACGCTGAACGTGATGGTGGATGACTTTGTCTTTGACGGGTCCTCTCTCCCTGCTGATGTGCATCGATACATGAAGATGTAAGTGTCGCCTGTCATGGGCCGTGACCGACCAGCACTGTGGAAACGAGATTCTGGAGAAAGGGTTGGCTGCCAAGCCTCAAGCATCATTGCAATAATTCCCTGAACTGATAGTACAGGGAGGTGACCCCTCCCCTGGATCGGAGCGGGAAGCCAGCTGGAATTACACCTGGCCAAAAGTCAGAGGTGGTTGGGTCACATCTGTATCAGTCATTTGGAACTGTGGTTCAGGTTCTAAGGCAGAGGGCCGAAGGCGGGTGCACAGAGTGCTCACAGCTCTTTTCCCCCCTGCCTCTGTTTGAAACCTCTTCTTGGCAGGTGACCTAGTAAAGATTGCCACCAAAGAATTGGGAGGGGAAAGAGAATGAAATTTGAAACTGATAAACTTTACCCTTTGCTCTTGGTAAAAGTTTCCATGGCGGTGAAAATGGAAAGTACTGAGTAGATCATAGTTTTGCAAACTTGAATCACTTCAGACCCCACTTGTGCAAACAGTTCTGTGTATGAGCgtgatgttttctttttgaaCTTGACTCATTTAAATGTACTTAAAAGTTTATCTTTAGATCATGACTTTAGTATCACTTGTCATTGTTTAAAATAACTATTAAGATTAAAACGTTAGACCAGCTTAAACTACCCTTTGTTTTCCATACTTGTGGGGTAGCCTTAGGCTGAATTATATTCGTGGGTCTCTCCTGATGATCTGCCTAAAGTAAGTGAGCCGGAGACTCGCCATCCTTGCGTTTAAGGAACGTTCTGTttatatttcttctgagactgatttgtttgttcttctggcagtacaagTTTATTCAATGTCCTTGCCAGCACTACAGCTCAAATGCGtcagttctttttctgtcttcctttttcattgtccagcttttgcatgcctatgagatgactgaaaagaccatggcttgagtcaggcacactttagtcctcaaggtgacatctttgactttgaacactttaaagaggtcttttgcagcagatttacccaacacaatatgtcatttgatttcttgactgctatttccacaGGTGATCATTCCATATTGGTACACAAATAGGttccttgtttatttttatgtttgtttttaacagcCTTAATGATTTTCCATTGTAAAACTGTCTCACAGTTGATTTACCCTCTCACCTCCTCGTGGCCATTTAGGTTATTCCTGTATCTTTTGCTGCAGCTGTTCTAGCGAACAAGGGATGTTTCTGACCAGGGTGTGTTATTAGATTCTCCTTCCTCAGTATGGAAAGGTTATGACTGGGATGATTGTGACTGAGAGGCAATTCAAGATAatgatgggggcggggggggcggggcggATTTCTCCTAGGTGAAGCCATCCCCTTGGGGACATTTGTTCATCCAAGGTAACAGTATTCATATTGACTTAAATTGTttaataccataggatccaggtAGGAAAGACTGTCCACTACCTCCCCATCCTGTTCATCGATCAGCTGAGCAACCGAGTGAAGGATTTGATGGTAAGTGAGTCTCCCATTTTAGGTCATTTTAAAATACTGTGGTCTGCAGTGTATCAGTGATAATATTGACTTGGGTGTGTGGCCTTTGCCTTTGTCCTGGCATGAATGATTCGTATGATTGTTTCTAAAATTTAGTACATGTCTTTTCCATAGGGTGGAACGTGCTGCTTTTAGAATGTGAGAGGGCTGTGCTGGGTGGGCTATTGGAGGACCTCGTTGTGGTCTAGCTTGACCAGCCACTAACCCCCTCCCCCGTCAGCCTCAGCATCCTCGGGGATAAAATGTACCCGAAAAATACTTTATTGTTTGGGCAGCTGGACACGGAGATCTCACGGAAGGGGCAGTGTACTGTTAGAAACAGCTTATGAATATTTATCTGATTTAATCTTCCATCCCTGGACAAAAGGCACAGATTAATTCAGCAATATCTTGAGCAAGTGTCTGCTTCCCCCCAGGGGCCAGAATAGAGTCACTGGCCCTGCCCGAAGCATGCAGAGTGCAGCGCTGGAGCCTGGCAGGCCCGTGACTCCTGAGTGTGGCCCCTGGGCGTGGCCGGGATGTGCTGGGGATGGAGGGCACCATTCCTGGCTCACAGCTGCAGCCCTGCTATAGGCTCTGCTGTTCTTGTTTCTGCAGTGGTGCAACAGCCCCAGCTCTCCCCAGGGTTGTTGGAGGGTAAATGAAATGAGTAGTAACGATAATACTGGTTAACATATAGTAATCACTTATACGTGTACTAGTCTGTGGCCACACCACTGTGAATGCACCAGATCACATCTGATCTTGGAAGCTAAGCAGGGTCGGGTGTGGTTAATACTTGGCTTGGAGACCACCTCAGAATACCAGGTGCTGTAGGCTTTTTgcaaaccctgctggcatagttgttaagagctacggccgccaaccaagaggttggcactttgaatccaccagccgctccttggaaaccctgtgggcagttctgctctgtcctatgggttcactatgagtccaaatcaactcaatagcagtgggtttttttgttttttcctatacTAAGTACCTTACAAACATTTTTTGAAAGTCCTGCTACCGGTCCTGTGGTGTCATGGTGTCATTATTGCCCTTTTTTGACAAGTGTGATTGTTCAGGTTTTGTTGTTGATGGtagctgccttcaagtctgccccgactcacggtgacccccgtGCACAGTAGAACAAAATAGGCCTGGTCCTGTGGGatgcccatgatcagttgtggattggaccgttgtgatccatagggttttcactggctgatttttggaggcctccaggcctttcttcctaatctttcttagtctagaaatgccactgaaacctgttcagcatcgtaacaACATACAAGCCTCTTCTGACAGACGTTGCCGTGCATGAGGTGCGGAGGCCCAGAGTCGAGCCTGGGTCTCCCTTGTAGAGAGCAAGAATTGTTCTCCTCAGCCACCACTACCCCCGTTCAGGTTGTAGCTCTTTCAGGAAAGGTGCAGCCTCTCCTGTGAGCTCGAGCTCAGCTCCTGCCCTGCAGCTCGGCACATTGCACACAGCAGGTTCTTAGCAAATGCCGGCTGATGAGCACATCTCCTGGCCATGCAGGGCTCGCCGTTGGTGCCAGGAGTGACACCAGGAAGAACTGGCAGAGGAATGATGAGCTCAAAGGGGGCTATGGGCCTGAAGAGACGCGTAGGGTTCAGGGaagtggggaggaggagggagagtgttTCCTTTAGGAGAAAAGCTATGAGTGTTTATGGAGGTGACTGACATCTGCCCCTCTGAGGTGACACTGAGTGCCTGGGGGTGGGAAGGAAATGCCCTCTGAGGTCTGACTGTGAAGGGCCTGGAACGTAAACGTGACCCATGAGCAGACTTTCTGTGAGCCAGGCAGAGCCGTGGTGAAGCCCCTGAGGTGGTGACCGCCGTCTGTCAAATTCTCAGGGTGAGGGCTGTTGAGGGTGACCGCAGGGGACACGTGCTGTCCCCCGAGAGGCTTCAGTGGTGGTTTTAGGACTGGCAGTTGCATTTCCtgatgtttgtttttcttcacttgAGGTTATAAACCGCTCGACCACGGAGCTGCCGCTCACGGTGTCCTACGACAAGATCTCACTGGGCAAGCTGCGCTTCTGGATCCACATGCAGGACGCTGTCTACTCCCTGCAGCAGTTTGGTGCGTCCACCGCGTGCCTGGCACGGCCTCCCAGCCTGAGTCGGCTGCTTCAGGGTCGGCTTTAGGGGGAACCTTTGTTTAAACCGGACACTGACAGATGAAAGCTGtcctttagtttcattttatttactgAGAATTCATCCAGACCCGACCTGTATTTACTTCTCCACACACTGGAGTGGCCTGTGTATGTCAGTGCAGCGTCCTCCACTTGATTCTAATCAAAGAGACCAGTAGGATCTGGCTTCCGTTTTCCTCTTTGAACATATGCTTGGCGATTAtctgaaatttgtttttattcGGAACGTAATAGTTGGAATGCCACGGTCTTGGTCGAATGGACTTTTGACcagatttaaataatttttacatgcTAACGTGTTTTTGTGGTAATAGGTAAAATTGCCTGTTTCACACTACagtgtgttttcttttccctttgcaGGGTTTTcagagaaagatgctgatgaagtgAAAGGAATTTTTGTAGACACCAACTTGTATTTCCTAGCTTTGACCTTCTTTGTTGCAGCATTTCACGTGAGTGGGTCACGGCCTGTTGTCGGGGAACAGTAGTTGCAGGCCTGGGGAGCATCCTGGGCTCCCAGCTCTCCTCAGCTGAGGTCAGCTTACTTGGGGCGGTTAGTGTGGTGCCGCTCGGCCATGTGGTTTCTTGGTGTCCCTTCTAGCTCTTCAGTAGCCAGTGGCCCTGAAACTGTGGCCTTCCTCCTGTGCTTTCTCCTAACCCAGACCAGGGAGGCGTGACAGTGTGGACCCAGGAACACTGTGCCACAACCTGCATGCCTTGTGCTTTGTCTGCTCGTTGGGAAGATGTGTGGAACTAGTATTAAAGCCagtgctgagtgcctttgcatgtGGCCACCAGTCACAGTGCtactgttgtgtgccgttgagttagttctcactaagcgaccctatagacagaacagaactgcccggATAGGGTttcctgtaaaggctctgatctttacaggagcagattgcttgGTCTTTTTTCTTATGAtgagactggtgggtttgaactgctgacgtttcagttagcagccaagcacgtaaccactgcgcttccagggctccttaccaagcTACAGCTTTCCAGAACTGTCCTGGGAAGTTAAACGATGTTTTTTATTAAAAGGCCAGTGTCGATGAGAACTAGCTCATGCATTTGTTAAGGTAGTGAGGGTGAAGCTGTCCATGCTGAGGAAGCAGTGGCCCCAGGGAGCAGGTCTTTGTGCTTCAGCAGAAGCCGAGCACCCAGCCATTTGATCTCCCAGAGCAGTGCAAGCTTGAGGGGAATTCACAGTGGGAAAAGAAGGCATCCAGCGTTCCTGTGGGCGTTTTCCCTACGTGCTGAGTCAAAAgtgcttattttaaaaagtgcCCCTGCTAAAATACACCTCTGAACACCATCATTCTGATGTGGGCAGAAAAGCCCAGCTGAAGGGTCTGGCAGGTTCTGggatgtccttgggatttgggttCAGGCTACATTTCATTTGGGGAACACAGGCGAGAGAACCAACCCGAGACGTAAACTGCGGCCTGTTTGTTATTTCCAGCTCCTCTTTGATTTCCTGGCATTTAAAAACGACATCAGTTtctggaagaaaaagaagagcatgATTGGAATGTCCACCAAAGCAGGTAGGTACTGTTGGCTGTTACTATTAGTGCCAAACTCGGGAGATTTTTAGTTGTACAGGGTAGCCAGCCTGTGTATTGGGTCACAGGAAAGCTTAGGAGGAAGTCGAGGAACCCTGAGGTGggtgccaggaagctgtcctccaaatgCTCTTTGATCCTTTGCATCAACAGCACCTACTGGGAGGGCCTCCTGGTGGAGGGAGGCTCCGTCGCTGGAGACAGGTGGCCTGAGGTGGAATTCCAACCCCACTGACCTTGTGTCCTGGACATTTATTTAGGATTCTAAAACTATCTCCATGAAATGGAAGTGATAATTTTTTGTCATAGTACATTTTAAAGAATCAAAGGAAATAACATAAAAGGCATCATGTGTGTATGTTACTGCATGCGTCGTGGCATTCTTCCAGAAACACCTGGGTGTCCACGGGGCCACTGTCCTAGGCACCAGGGCCGCAGCAGCCAACCCTCAGAGCCTAGGCCACATCTGCATGGTGGGGGAGGCAGATCAGACAACACCAGGCAGTACCTGTTGTGTGTGGGAAGGTGAAGCTGAGCAAAGTCTACCAAAGAGTGAATGGCACCCCTTTAGGGCGGTCAGGAAGGCGTCTCCAGAGAAAGGGATATGGGGGTCACATCGAGACCTGGGGACCCATGTTCCCGGCAAAGGGAGACTGGCCACGGGGGCCAGACCATTCTGCATCCGTGAAAGGAGTCGTGAGTCCCTCCACCCCCTGCCGAGGCTCCCTGGGACTTGGCTGCACGTGTCCTGTGGTGCTCCGTGTTCCCGCTCAGTGAGCACACTGCGTGCGCTGCTCAGGTCTTGTACGGAGTGCAGCTACAGCAGCAGCGATGGCGGCAGAGAGGCACGAATACGCTAGAGGGTGGGTTTTTAAATTACACCATTTTTGAAAGAAATAGACATTTACCGTAGAAGTGGTGTGAGTGCAGAAAGATTacagggaaaacaaaaatcattctaACCCCATAGTCAAGAATGATTTTTCTCGGTGTTTTTTCTTATGCGCATTTATCTGTGTACAAATATTTACAAAGATAAGTTACACACGTGTTTATGTAAGTACAGTGTTACCATGTGTatgagtttcctagggctgttgtaacagtaccacaaactgggtggcttaaaataacagttCTGGGGGCTGGAAGTCCAggatcaaggtgttggcagagttGATTCCTCCTGGAGGCTATGAGGCAGAGTCCATTCCTTGCCCCTTTCCTGGCTTCCACTGGTCTGCAGCAGTTCTTGGCCTCCTTGACTCCACCTGCGTCCGTCTTCACATGTCTGTCTCTCCTCCTCGCGAGAACACGTGCACTCTGCATCAGGG
The window above is part of the Elephas maximus indicus isolate mEleMax1 chromosome 2, mEleMax1 primary haplotype, whole genome shotgun sequence genome. Proteins encoded here:
- the CLPTM1L gene encoding lipid scramblase CLPTM1L, producing the protein MWSGRSSFTSLVVGVFVVYVVHTCWVMYGIVYTRPCADDGHCIQPYLARRPKLQLSVYTTTRSNLGAENNIDLVLNVEDFDVESKFERTVNVSVPKKTRNNGTLYAYIFLHHAGILPWHDGKQVHLVSPLTTYMVPKPEEVNLLTGESATQQIEAEKKQTNALDEPVSHWRPRLTLNVMVDDFVFDGSSLPADVHRYMKMIQVGKTVHYLPILFIDQLSNRVKDLMVINRSTTELPLTVSYDKISLGKLRFWIHMQDAVYSLQQFGFSEKDADEVKGIFVDTNLYFLALTFFVAAFHLLFDFLAFKNDISFWKKKKSMIGMSTKAVLWRCFSTVVIFLFLLDEQTSLLVLIPAGIGAAIELWKVKKALKMTIVWRGLRPEFQFGTYSESERKTEEYDTQAMKYLSYLLYPLCIGGAVYSLLNIKYKSWYSWLINSFVNGVYAFGFLFMLPQLFVNYKMKSVAHLPWKAFTYKAFNTFIDDVFAFIITMPTSHRLACFRDDVVFLVYLYQRWLYPVDKSRVNEFGESYEEKATWKAHTD